The following proteins come from a genomic window of Geminicoccaceae bacterium SCSIO 64248:
- the gatC gene encoding Asp-tRNA(Asn)/Glu-tRNA(Gln) amidotransferase subunit GatC, whose amino-acid sequence MSLDKATVARIARLARIDVPEKRRDALAAELSNIVGWVETLNEVDTSGIEPMSSVVAMTPQRRPDAVTEGDQVDRVLANAPDSDDGYFVVPKVVE is encoded by the coding sequence ATGTCGCTCGATAAGGCCACCGTGGCCCGCATCGCCAGGCTTGCGCGCATCGACGTGCCCGAGAAGCGCCGAGACGCGCTCGCGGCCGAGCTGTCCAACATCGTGGGTTGGGTCGAGACGCTGAACGAGGTCGACACCTCCGGGATTGAGCCGATGAGCTCCGTCGTGGCGATGACACCGCAGCGTCGCCCGGACGCCGTGACCGAAGGCGACCAGGTCGACCGCGTCCTGGCGAACGCGCCGGACAGCGATGACGGCTATTTCGTCGTGCCGAAGGTGGTCGAGTGA
- the ruvX gene encoding Holliday junction resolvase RuvX: MTISGNIEAFTGAWPGKGSLLGLDLGERSLGIAGSDASNLLATPIRTLSRRKVSTDFPELERLLALRDATGFVLGWPVSMDGREGPRCKATRRYAGILVERFVLPVLLWDERLSSFAAEELYEEITGRRPPQGERIDHFAAAHILQEALDALRRARA; the protein is encoded by the coding sequence TTGACCATCAGCGGCAACATCGAGGCTTTCACGGGCGCATGGCCGGGCAAAGGCAGCCTGCTCGGGCTCGATCTCGGCGAGCGCAGCCTGGGCATCGCCGGCTCGGACGCCTCCAACCTCCTGGCGACGCCGATCCGCACGCTCAGCCGGCGCAAGGTCAGCACCGACTTTCCCGAACTCGAGCGGCTGCTCGCCCTGCGCGACGCCACCGGCTTCGTCCTGGGCTGGCCCGTCAGCATGGACGGGCGCGAAGGCCCGCGCTGCAAGGCAACGCGGCGCTATGCCGGGATCCTGGTCGAGCGCTTCGTCCTCCCCGTCCTGCTCTGGGACGAGCGGCTGAGCTCCTTTGCCGCCGAGGAGCTCTACGAGGAGATCACCGGCCGGCGTCCGCCACAGGGCGAGCGGATCGATCACTTCGCGGCCGCCCACATCCTCCAGGAGGCGCTCGACGCACTGCGCAGGGCCCGCGCTTAG
- a CDS encoding nucleoside deaminase — MSTTDEAMRDEAMRRAIALSRQAFEDAAGEPFGAVVVRDGQVLGEGRNRVAGNSDPTAHAEVEAIRAACRALGTNDLGGAVMVTSCEPCPMCTAAILYANMAAVVYANDRDDAASAGFDATRLYEQIARPPAERDIPHRRASADEARRVFDAWTRRRDRPDA, encoded by the coding sequence ATGAGCACGACCGACGAGGCCATGAGGGACGAGGCCATGAGGCGGGCGATCGCGCTCAGCCGCCAGGCGTTCGAGGACGCGGCGGGCGAGCCGTTCGGCGCTGTCGTCGTTCGCGACGGTCAGGTGCTGGGCGAGGGGCGCAACCGCGTCGCCGGCAACAGCGATCCGACCGCGCACGCCGAGGTCGAGGCGATTCGCGCCGCGTGCCGCGCGCTCGGCACGAACGATCTTGGCGGCGCCGTCATGGTCACGAGTTGCGAGCCGTGCCCGATGTGCACGGCGGCGATCCTGTACGCGAACATGGCCGCGGTCGTGTATGCCAACGACCGTGACGACGCCGCGTCGGCCGGCTTCGACGCGACGCGCCTGTACGAGCAGATCGCGCGGCCGCCGGCGGAGCGCGACATCCCGCACAGGCGCGCTTCGGCCGATGAGGCGCGGCGGGTTTTCGACGCGTGGACGCGGCGGCGTGACCGGCCCGACGCCTAA